One Paenibacillus sp. SYP-B4298 genomic window, TGTTTGCGTCCGCTCTGGGCAGCCATTGACTTCGCATGACGTCCTACGGCAGACAACCGGGGGCCTTCCTGGCAGCCAAGCAGATACAGCTTGCCTCCGCGAATGCCGTCCAGGCAGCCGTAGAGATGTCTTCCGTCATGGGTCACAATGCAGACCTGCTGCCCGAGATGTGGCTGCACCGTCTCCATACAGATCGGGTGTATTCGATGCACGGTCGATTCCCTCCTTCATGGGGCACAAGACAATCCCCTGTCATATCATAGTCGGCAGCAGGAGAATTGGCGTGGACGGAAGACCTGTACAGCGTACATTTTTTCCTATTTCTTGAAACTGGGAAGCCCTCCTGCATATAATGGCGCAGGAGGAGGGATGCAGCGTGAATTACCATGATTTGTTGGCACGGCTCGGGGAAGGCAGCGCCCACCCTGGCGGATTTATGGCGACGATGCAACTGGTGGAGCGTTACCCGCTCCCGCAGGGAAGCCGCGTCCTGGAGATCGGCTGTGGAACCGGCAGAACCTCATGCCATCTCGCACGCTGCGGCTATCAGGTGACCGCGGTGGACAGTAATGAATCCATGCTAAAGCGCGCGGAACGGCGAATAGCCAGAGAAGAGGCTAAGGTGAAGCTGGTGAGGGGAGACGCAGAGCAGCTCCCTTTCCCGGACGGCATATTTGACCTTGTATTCGTGGAGTCCGTCTCGATATTCACAGACGCTCGATCGGCATTGGCGGAGTATCGTCGTGTGCTGAAGCCAGGAGGAACATTGCTTGACCGCGAGCTGACCGTCTCCAAGGAGTCGACGGCGCTGATGAAGGGCGCAATGCGGCAATTATACGGCATGAGAACGATGGCAGATGAGCAGGGATGGCTGGAAATGATGCGCCTAGCAGGTTTCACCCATTATTCGAGCGAGGATGTACGACCGGAGATTATGGTGACGCTAGATGATGTCGATCCGAATCGTGAGGTCGATCCAACCTTGTTCTTCGATGAAGCGGCCTTCTACCTCGGGCAGATGAATGCTCGGATACTGGAGCGCTATCGCACCAAGCTCGGGTCGGCCGTATTCGTCGCAAGAGCCTAGAGAACGGTGTATTAACTGCGTGCGTATGCTGCAAATCACTGCTCACCTGCAGCCGGCAGGCGGTGCGCATGATGTGGAACGATGCCTTCAGCCAGACGCAGCGGGAGGAGAGGCCGGAGAAGGGCGCAAGCGGATGATCAGAATTGCCCCGAGTACGGCTGGTGTCAAGCCAGCTCCTCTGCCTGCGGCTCGGCATAAGCCCCAGCCATAAGCCCCAGCGACGAATGGAAATGCCGTGTTCGTTAAGGAGCGAAATAGCTGGCATGGGCGCTCTCTGTCAGCAGCGATTCCAGCTCCTCAAGCTGCGATTCATATTCGGCAAAGCTGATCTGCCCCTGCAGAAGCCGATCCTGAAGCAGTTGTTGCATCTGCGTCGTCTGCAACTGGATCAATTGGCGAACATCGCTCTGATTGCGATCTGCGATAGCAGCTAGCGACATTCCGGATTGTAGCTGCTCATAGACATCATCGTCACTGGATGCGCCCAGCACCTGCAAGAAATCATCTTCGCTGGCGACGGGAGATTCTGCTTCTGCGCGATCAGCTACATTCATCAGCTCGGCTGCTGCACTTGCACGCGTGTCGGAGCTTGTCCCGAGACTACCCAATGTCAAGGCAACGGCAAGTGTAGCGATCATAAACATACGTTTTGGGTTCATTCGTAATCCCTCCGTTATTTTAGTGTTCTATTGTATCCCGCAACATGATCACAGCCTCGTAAGGGCTAGACTGTTAGCAAGATCTGAGATGAGTATCTGATAGTTCTAACGATAGCAAACGAACCTTAAATTCAGCTTAAAGGGACATGCAGAGCGATGTCCTCTCGGAATTATGCGTCGTCGGAGGATTCATGTCTCTCCCTGCGACACACAGGGTAAATTTGTGCTTTGAGCAGCGGGAATAATCGTAGTAAGCTAGAGTCAGCCTGAGGGAGAAGCAATTCAATGTCAACAATAATGAATGCGCTTACATATATTGGGGCTGCGGCATCATCCTAGCCAGGCTTCCAGCAATAGGGGGGATAAGGGTGCTTGGAAGGTTCAAAGGAATTCGTGGCAGCAGAACGCTGAATATACGCACCACACTGCTGTTGAGTTATTTTACGATTATTCTGATTTGTATCGCGCTGGTCGGCTCGGTCGCATTCAGCATCGCCTATAATTCGATGCAGAAGCAGGTGGAGGACTCCAATGTGCAATTTGTGCGGCAGATTGAGGTCAACTTGGACAACGATTTTCATAATAAACGCAATGTTCTATTGGCACCCTATTACAGTGAAGCGATGATCGACGGCATCAACGACTATGCTTCAATGAAGGAGCAGTCGCGTTTCCTGTTCCGCCAGGAGCTGGGCAATCTCTTTCTCAAAAGCTTCAATATTACGCCCATCCGTGATTTTGTGCGCTTCCAGATCTATTATAGCGATGGCGAGCTGCTATCCTCCTCCGACAACTACAAGCCCTGGACGGCGGCGCAGGCTCGCGCATCCGACTGGTTCCGCGGAACAGTGGAGCTGGATGGCAAGGTGTTCTTCAGCGGCATCCCAGCCAAGCAGGCAGGGGCAGAGGAGGCGGCGTATGCTACCTCGCTGCTGATTCGTGATTTCGCTAACCCGGATCAGTTCATCATTGTAAGGGCTGAGTATAGCAATGACCTGCTGCGCAACATCAGCCCGAAATCAGCCGCGACCAGAATGATCATCCTGGATTCTCAGGACAGGCAAGTTTATGATACGGCAGGGGCGGACAAGCCGCTGGCGACGAGACTCATGAGCCGCCTCGGGAGCGCAAGCGGGCAGTTCTGGCATGCTGGGGCAGCAGGCGATGATCTGGTGTCCTATGTCAAGTCGCGGTATTCGGGCTGGAAGATCGTGCTGATGACGCCGCAGGCAGAGATCTTTGCCCCGCTGGAGAAGATCAAGACCAGCGCGTTAATGACGGTTGCGGTCGCCTTCGTGCTGGCGTTCCTCATCTCGGTGCTGTTCGGGCGCAGCATCACCAAGCCGATTCTAGACATGTACAAGACGGTGAATCGCATCAAGCGGGGCGACTTCTCGGTGCGGGTGCCTGTGGGGCGCAATGACGAGATCGGGCGAATCGCGATGAATTTCAATGCGATGCAAGATGAGCTGCAGCATCTGTTCGAGAGCAAATATTTGTACCAGATCAGGCTGCAGGAGATGCAACTGGCAATGCTATATTCCCAGATTAACCCTCATTTTCTGTATAACACGCTGGATAGCATCAAGGCGATGGCCGATTACTACAAGGTGCAGGACATCGGGGCTATGGCCCAATCGCTTGCCGATATGTTCCGTTATAATACGAAAAACCGCGATGATGTCGTGACGCTGCAGGAGGAGCTGGTGCAGATTGAAGCGTACATGAACATCCAGCAGATTCGTTTTGATGACAAGCTGTCCTATGTAACGGAGATTGAAGAGGAGCTGTACAGCTTCCCGCTGCTCAAGATGACGCTCCAGCCGCTTGTGGAGAATGCGGTCTTTCACGGCATTGAGCGCAAGCGAGGCAAGGGGCTTATCCATATCGCTGCTTATAGAGACCAGGAGCAGATGGTGTTGGCTGTGTCTGATGATGGCGTCGGCATATCAGAGACGAGGCTAGCTGAGCTGCTAGCGCGTCTGCGTCCATCCTCGCTGTCCGACCCGGTAGCAGAGACAGCAGGGGGAGGCGGGATCGGGATCAGCAATGTGTATTCGCGCTATGCGATCCGTTATGGCGAGCGGTTCGCGATGACGGTCGATAGTCGGAAGGGGCGCGGTACCTGCATTACGCTACGTCTGTCCGAGTCGGAAGGATGAGGACGTGCAGCAGGTCGGAATTTTCAACATCATTGGTCGATATTGTGGATAGAAGCGAAGAAAGCGCTTGCAATATAATGTGTGTGTAAGCGATTACTACAGCAAGCTTCAGCTAACGGGGAGGTTACAGGATATGAGAAAAATGAACAGAACCGCATCACTGCTCATGCTCAGCCTCATGGTAGTGGTTATGTCGGCCTGTGGGGGCAATGCAGGCAATACCGGCGCTTCATCTGGCGGCACTAGCTCCGGGGAAACGACCGGAACTACAACGGAACAGACAGAGGAGAGCAGTAAGCCAGCGAAAGACCCGGTGACGTTAACCTTCGTCATCCCGAATACGGTGGATACGACACCATTCACCAATATCTTTGCCGAATATGAGAAGGCGACCGGGAACAAGGTGGAGCTGCAGGCGCTGCCGGGCGGGGATTACGACAATATGATGAAAACCCGCTTCTCGACAGGAGATTTCCCAGACCTGTTCCTCATGCAGCCGGGACCGAAGCAATATGTCAAGCTGAGAGCGGATGAGACGCTTGTTGAATGGTCGGGCGAGGCCGATGTGTGGAGCCGCATTATTCCTTCCATGAAGGAGTTCCAGGAGAAGGAAGGCAAAATCTACGGCGTGCCGTATGGAGCGACCGGTATGATGGGTGTCTACTACAACAAGGATGTATTCACCACTGCTGGAGTACAGCCGCCGACGAATTACGCTGACCTGCTGGAGATCGCCAAGAAGATCAAGGCGAAGGGGATTACGCCGTTCTATGAGGGCGTCAAGGATGCATGGCCGCCACAAGTATTC contains:
- a CDS encoding cache domain-containing sensor histidine kinase, whose product is MLGRFKGIRGSRTLNIRTTLLLSYFTIILICIALVGSVAFSIAYNSMQKQVEDSNVQFVRQIEVNLDNDFHNKRNVLLAPYYSEAMIDGINDYASMKEQSRFLFRQELGNLFLKSFNITPIRDFVRFQIYYSDGELLSSSDNYKPWTAAQARASDWFRGTVELDGKVFFSGIPAKQAGAEEAAYATSLLIRDFANPDQFIIVRAEYSNDLLRNISPKSAATRMIILDSQDRQVYDTAGADKPLATRLMSRLGSASGQFWHAGAAGDDLVSYVKSRYSGWKIVLMTPQAEIFAPLEKIKTSALMTVAVAFVLAFLISVLFGRSITKPILDMYKTVNRIKRGDFSVRVPVGRNDEIGRIAMNFNAMQDELQHLFESKYLYQIRLQEMQLAMLYSQINPHFLYNTLDSIKAMADYYKVQDIGAMAQSLADMFRYNTKNRDDVVTLQEELVQIEAYMNIQQIRFDDKLSYVTEIEEELYSFPLLKMTLQPLVENAVFHGIERKRGKGLIHIAAYRDQEQMVLAVSDDGVGISETRLAELLARLRPSSLSDPVAETAGGGGIGISNVYSRYAIRYGERFAMTVDSRKGRGTCITLRLSESEG
- a CDS encoding class I SAM-dependent methyltransferase, giving the protein MNYHDLLARLGEGSAHPGGFMATMQLVERYPLPQGSRVLEIGCGTGRTSCHLARCGYQVTAVDSNESMLKRAERRIAREEAKVKLVRGDAEQLPFPDGIFDLVFVESVSIFTDARSALAEYRRVLKPGGTLLDRELTVSKESTALMKGAMRQLYGMRTMADEQGWLEMMRLAGFTHYSSEDVRPEIMVTLDDVDPNREVDPTLFFDEAAFYLGQMNARILERYRTKLGSAVFVARA